One part of the Theropithecus gelada isolate Dixy chromosome 5, Tgel_1.0, whole genome shotgun sequence genome encodes these proteins:
- the CNGA1 gene encoding cGMP-gated cation channel alpha-1 isoform X1, whose product MGFRHVGQAGLELLISSDPPTLTSQKAGITDMKLTMKKNIVNTQQSFVNMPNVIVPDIEKEIRKMENGACSSFSEDDDSASISEESENENHHARGSFSYKSHRKGGPSQREQYLPGAIALFNVNNSSNKDQEPEEKKKKKKAKKSKSDDKNENKKDLEKKKKKKDKEKKKKEEKSKDKKEEEKKEVVVIDPSGNTYYNWLFCITLPVMYNWTMVIARACFDELQSDYLEYWLILDYVSDIVYLIDMFVRTRTGYLEQGLLVKEELKLINKYKSNLQFKLDVLSLIPTDLLYFKLGWNYPEIRLNRLLRISRMFEFFQRTETRTNYPNIFRISNLVMYIVIIIHWNACVYYSISKAIGFGNDTWVYPDTNDPEFGRLARKYVYSLYWSTLTLTTIGETPPPVRDSEYVFVVVDFLIGVLIFATIVGNIGSMISNMNAARAEFQARIDAIKQYMRFRNVSKDMEKRVIKWFDYLWTNKKTVDEKEVLKYLPDKLRAEIAINVHLDTLKKVRIFADCEAGLLVELVLKLQPQVYSPGDYICKKGDIGREMYIIKEGKLAVVADDGVTQFVVLSDGSYFGEISILNIKGSKAGNRRTANIKSIGYSDLFCLSKDDLMEALTEYPDAKTMLEEKGKQILMKDGLLDLNIANAGSDPKDLEEKVTRMEGSVDLLQTRFARILAEYESMQQKLKQRLTKVEKFLKPLIDTEFSSIEGPGVESGPIDST is encoded by the exons atgggatttcgacatgttggccaagcaggacttgaactcctgatctcaagtgatccacccaccttgacctcccaaaaagctggtattacag ATATGAAACTaaccatgaagaaaaatattgtcaATACACAACAGTCCTTTGTAAACATGCCCAATGTGATTGTACCAGAtattgaaaaggaaataagaaagatgGAAAATGGAGCATGCAG CTCCTTTTCTGAGGATGATGACAGTGCCTCTATATCTGAAGAATCAGAGAATGAAAACCATCATGCAAGGGGTTCCTTTAGTTATAAGTCACACAGAAAGGGAGGACCATCACAGAG AGAGCAGTACCTGCCTGGTGCCATTGCACTTTTTAATGTGAACAACAGCAGCAATAAGGACCA agaaccagaagaaaaaaagaaaaagaaaaaagcaaagaagag CAAGTcagatgataaaaatgaaaataaaaaggacctagagaagaaaaagaagaaaaaggacaaagagaagaaaaaaaaagaggagaaaagcaaagataagaaagaaga ggagaagaaagaagttgTGGTTATTGATCCTTCGGGAAACACATATTACAACTGGCTGTTTTGCATCACCTTACCTGTTATGTACAACTGGACAATGGTTATTGCCAG aGCATGTTTTGATGAACTTCAATCTGATTACCTAGAATATTGGCTCATTTTAGATTACGTATCAGACATAGTCTATTTAATTGATATGTTTGTACGAACAAGGACAG gttacCTAGAACAAGGACTGCTGGTAAAGGAAGAACTTAaactcataaataaatataaatccaaCTTACAATTTAAACTTGATGTTCTGTCACTGATACCAACTGATTTGCTGTATTTTAAGTTAGGGTGGAACTATCCAGAAATTAGATTAAACAGGTTATTACGAATCTCTCGTATGTTTGAGTTCTTCCAGAGAACAGAAACAAGGACAAACTATCCAAACATCTTCAGGATTTCCAACCTTGTTATGTACATCGTCATCATTATCCACTGGAATGCATGTGTGTACTACTCTATTTCTAAAGCTATTGGATTTGGAAATGATACATGGGTCTACCCTGATACTAATGATCCTGAATTTGGCCGTTTGGCTAGAAAATACGTATACAGCCTTTACTGGTCTACACTGACTTTAACTACCATTGGTGAAACACCCCCTCCTGTGAGGGATTCTGAGTATGTCTTTGTGGTGGTTGATTTCTTAATTGGAGTGCTAATTTTTGCTACCATCGTTGGTAACATAGGTTCTATGATTTCCAACATGAATGCGGCCAGAGCAGAATTTCAAGCAAGAATTGATGCTATCAAGCAATATATGCGTTTTCGAAATGTAAGCAAAGATATGGAAAAGAGGGTTATTAAATGGTTTGACTACCTGTGGACCAACAAAAAAACAGTTGATGAGAAAGAAGTCTTAAAGTATCTACCTGATAAACTAAGAGCAGAAATTGCCATCAATGTTCACTTAGACACATTAAAAAAGGTACGCATTTTTGCTGATTGTGAAGCTGGTCTGTTGGTGGAGTTGGTCTTGAAATTGCAACCCCAAGTCTACAGTCCTGGAGATTATATTTGCAAGAAAGGGGATATTGGACGAGAGATGTACATTATCAAGGAAGGCAAACTCGCTGTGGTGGCAGATGATGGagtcactcagtttgtggtattGAGCGATGGCAGCTACTTTGGTGAGATCAGCATTCTTAATATTAAAGGGAGCAAAGCCGGCAATCGAAGAACTGCCAATATTAAAAGTATTGGCTACTCAGACCTGTTCTGTCTCTCAAAAGATGACCTCATGGAAGCTCTAACTGAGTATCCAGATGCCAAAACTATgctggaagagaaagggaagcagATTTTAATGAAAGATGGTCTACTGGATCTAAACATTGCAAATGCTGGCAGTGATCCTAAAGATCTTGAAGAGAAAGTTACTCGAATGGAGGGGTCAGTAGACCTCCTGCAAACAAGGTTTGCCCGAATCTTGGCTGAGTATGAGTCCATGCAGCAGAAACTGAAACAAAGATTAACCAAGGTTGAGAAATTTCTGAAACCGCTTATTGACACAGAATTTTCAAGTATTGAGGGACCTGGAGTAGAAAGTGGGCCCATTGACTCTACATAG
- the CNGA1 gene encoding cGMP-gated cation channel alpha-1 isoform X2, producing MEFHHVGQAALELLTSGDQAASASQSAGIADMKLTMKKNIVNTQQSFVNMPNVIVPDIEKEIRKMENGACSSFSEDDDSASISEESENENHHARGSFSYKSHRKGGPSQREQYLPGAIALFNVNNSSNKDQEPEEKKKKKKAKKSKSDDKNENKKDLEKKKKKKDKEKKKKEEKSKDKKEEEKKEVVVIDPSGNTYYNWLFCITLPVMYNWTMVIARACFDELQSDYLEYWLILDYVSDIVYLIDMFVRTRTGYLEQGLLVKEELKLINKYKSNLQFKLDVLSLIPTDLLYFKLGWNYPEIRLNRLLRISRMFEFFQRTETRTNYPNIFRISNLVMYIVIIIHWNACVYYSISKAIGFGNDTWVYPDTNDPEFGRLARKYVYSLYWSTLTLTTIGETPPPVRDSEYVFVVVDFLIGVLIFATIVGNIGSMISNMNAARAEFQARIDAIKQYMRFRNVSKDMEKRVIKWFDYLWTNKKTVDEKEVLKYLPDKLRAEIAINVHLDTLKKVRIFADCEAGLLVELVLKLQPQVYSPGDYICKKGDIGREMYIIKEGKLAVVADDGVTQFVVLSDGSYFGEISILNIKGSKAGNRRTANIKSIGYSDLFCLSKDDLMEALTEYPDAKTMLEEKGKQILMKDGLLDLNIANAGSDPKDLEEKVTRMEGSVDLLQTRFARILAEYESMQQKLKQRLTKVEKFLKPLIDTEFSSIEGPGVESGPIDST from the exons atggaatttcaccatgttggccaggctgctcttgaactcttgacctcaggtgatcaggctgcctcggcctcccaaagtgctgggattgccg ATATGAAACTaaccatgaagaaaaatattgtcaATACACAACAGTCCTTTGTAAACATGCCCAATGTGATTGTACCAGAtattgaaaaggaaataagaaagatgGAAAATGGAGCATGCAG CTCCTTTTCTGAGGATGATGACAGTGCCTCTATATCTGAAGAATCAGAGAATGAAAACCATCATGCAAGGGGTTCCTTTAGTTATAAGTCACACAGAAAGGGAGGACCATCACAGAG AGAGCAGTACCTGCCTGGTGCCATTGCACTTTTTAATGTGAACAACAGCAGCAATAAGGACCA agaaccagaagaaaaaaagaaaaagaaaaaagcaaagaagag CAAGTcagatgataaaaatgaaaataaaaaggacctagagaagaaaaagaagaaaaaggacaaagagaagaaaaaaaaagaggagaaaagcaaagataagaaagaaga ggagaagaaagaagttgTGGTTATTGATCCTTCGGGAAACACATATTACAACTGGCTGTTTTGCATCACCTTACCTGTTATGTACAACTGGACAATGGTTATTGCCAG aGCATGTTTTGATGAACTTCAATCTGATTACCTAGAATATTGGCTCATTTTAGATTACGTATCAGACATAGTCTATTTAATTGATATGTTTGTACGAACAAGGACAG gttacCTAGAACAAGGACTGCTGGTAAAGGAAGAACTTAaactcataaataaatataaatccaaCTTACAATTTAAACTTGATGTTCTGTCACTGATACCAACTGATTTGCTGTATTTTAAGTTAGGGTGGAACTATCCAGAAATTAGATTAAACAGGTTATTACGAATCTCTCGTATGTTTGAGTTCTTCCAGAGAACAGAAACAAGGACAAACTATCCAAACATCTTCAGGATTTCCAACCTTGTTATGTACATCGTCATCATTATCCACTGGAATGCATGTGTGTACTACTCTATTTCTAAAGCTATTGGATTTGGAAATGATACATGGGTCTACCCTGATACTAATGATCCTGAATTTGGCCGTTTGGCTAGAAAATACGTATACAGCCTTTACTGGTCTACACTGACTTTAACTACCATTGGTGAAACACCCCCTCCTGTGAGGGATTCTGAGTATGTCTTTGTGGTGGTTGATTTCTTAATTGGAGTGCTAATTTTTGCTACCATCGTTGGTAACATAGGTTCTATGATTTCCAACATGAATGCGGCCAGAGCAGAATTTCAAGCAAGAATTGATGCTATCAAGCAATATATGCGTTTTCGAAATGTAAGCAAAGATATGGAAAAGAGGGTTATTAAATGGTTTGACTACCTGTGGACCAACAAAAAAACAGTTGATGAGAAAGAAGTCTTAAAGTATCTACCTGATAAACTAAGAGCAGAAATTGCCATCAATGTTCACTTAGACACATTAAAAAAGGTACGCATTTTTGCTGATTGTGAAGCTGGTCTGTTGGTGGAGTTGGTCTTGAAATTGCAACCCCAAGTCTACAGTCCTGGAGATTATATTTGCAAGAAAGGGGATATTGGACGAGAGATGTACATTATCAAGGAAGGCAAACTCGCTGTGGTGGCAGATGATGGagtcactcagtttgtggtattGAGCGATGGCAGCTACTTTGGTGAGATCAGCATTCTTAATATTAAAGGGAGCAAAGCCGGCAATCGAAGAACTGCCAATATTAAAAGTATTGGCTACTCAGACCTGTTCTGTCTCTCAAAAGATGACCTCATGGAAGCTCTAACTGAGTATCCAGATGCCAAAACTATgctggaagagaaagggaagcagATTTTAATGAAAGATGGTCTACTGGATCTAAACATTGCAAATGCTGGCAGTGATCCTAAAGATCTTGAAGAGAAAGTTACTCGAATGGAGGGGTCAGTAGACCTCCTGCAAACAAGGTTTGCCCGAATCTTGGCTGAGTATGAGTCCATGCAGCAGAAACTGAAACAAAGATTAACCAAGGTTGAGAAATTTCTGAAACCGCTTATTGACACAGAATTTTCAAGTATTGAGGGACCTGGAGTAGAAAGTGGGCCCATTGACTCTACATAG